The proteins below are encoded in one region of Tissierellales bacterium:
- a CDS encoding 2'-5' RNA ligase family protein, whose protein sequence is MSEHKKKKTIAVHIFPKFENQSKIEAVRSRFDFLYGLVEPHITLIFPFETDKELDVLKEEVNLRLQGTKKFKLKMQGFEAVDCFGYYMFLKVVDGNDAIESLHYKLHEGLFSDYATCWTKEKTYKPHMTVGRFKTKCEMDKAYEELKTKEDIFEIEVDRLVMERIGENEESIIEGEFLF, encoded by the coding sequence ATGTCAGAGCATAAAAAGAAGAAAACTATAGCAGTACATATATTTCCCAAATTTGAAAATCAATCAAAGATAGAGGCTGTGAGATCAAGATTTGATTTCCTATATGGACTAGTAGAACCTCACATCACGCTTATATTTCCATTTGAAACAGATAAAGAATTAGATGTATTGAAGGAAGAAGTGAATTTGAGACTTCAAGGAACAAAAAAATTTAAGTTGAAGATGCAGGGCTTTGAAGCAGTTGATTGCTTTGGATATTATATGTTTTTGAAAGTAGTAGATGGAAATGACGCTATAGAGAGCTTACATTATAAATTGCACGAAGGATTGTTCAGTGATTATGCTACATGCTGGACTAAAGAAAAAACGTATAAACCGCATATGACAGTAGGTAGATTCAAAACAAAGTGTGAAATGGACAAAGCATATGAAGAACTCAAAACTAAAGAAGACATATTTGAGATAGAAGTAGATAGATTGGTTATGGAGCGAATTGGAGAAAATGAAGAGTCTATAATTGAAGGCGAATTTTTGTTTTAG